A stretch of DNA from Coccidioides posadasii str. Silveira chromosome 1, complete sequence:
CCTGGTTCGTGGCATCCGTTAATGATCTTGCCCGTAAGCGCAGAGTTGTGTGACTGACCAGTCTCATCTCTACAGGGCGATTTCGAGAATCTGAACTGGCTTCAGAATCAAGTGAGTTGTGCGCTTTTGGCCTGGCATGCAACAAGTTGCTAATCTATGTAGTCCATTCTGGAGTTCAGCTTCTGTCGTTATACCATGACTCCCTCGTCGCCCGTGTCATTTCTCGCCTACCTCTCACCGTACCCAGATCCCCTCCCACTCCTCACGCACGGTACACTAAATATTGGACATCCAGCTCAGCCCTATATCGCCGAGTTGCGCTTGTTCTACAAATGATTAAATACACGGAATTGCTATGGGAAATGATTGCGCGGCGTCGTGGCGAGAAAATCCGGTGGCGCGTGGTCGTCCTTATTGAAGGACTGAAGGCCTTCTGCCGATTGATTCTGCTTCGGTTAACAAATTCGCGACCACTGGTTAGTCCACCTCTGCCGGAGCGGGAAGTCGATCCACGGCCGGCAGAGGATGAGGACGAAGGGGGTGATTGGAACGGAATGGACACCCCGAAGAGTGAAGAATCATCCGAGACGAGCTGGACAATGCCGAGAACGGGGTTTCCATTGCCTAGTTTACCGGATGCGAGCGATGTTTCGAACTATCTTATCTCCAAGGTTCTTACAGCAGATGATGTCAAGCCACCAAAAACTTTGCTACATCGCGTTGCTGGGATGGGTCAGCTCGCGGAAGTTATGTATATACTCCGCCCGCTGATCTATGCCCTGGCCTTGCAGAGATGGAGCGGAAAGAAGAGCTGGACACCTTGCCTAATTGGATTTGGAATAGAATACGGATGTAGACAGATGGCAAAGAAAGATTTCCGCGCCAGGGTAGCTGGAGGCTTACGGGGCTTGACCGGCCTAGAAAGGGATGAgctaaagaaaagaggatGGAGTATGGGTTGGTGGATAATGAGAGGAGCTTTCTATGAGAGCATCACCAAGTAAGTCGCTTGAAATTTAACCGCATTCTACTTAGAAGATTCTAACCCGAACAATAGACCCTGGCTGCAAGGCATGACCCAGCGCATGAAGGGCAAGCCGCTGCTTGACTTGGTGGGCAGCGTTATCGATGATTATGAATATTTGTGGGACAACTACTACTTTTCGACTGCCACTCTTTGAAAATTGGCTATTTCATTTGTTCTTCGCTCTGCTTCTGGCTTGGCTTTATATGCATTTAGCACGGTTGGGGATGGGTTATCCTTTCAAGGTTCCTCTTTACTTCTTTTTCTAGGTGTCGATACCCTGCGGCAGTGGAGAGCTACTTGTGTGGTCTGGACTAGTTAAAGCTTCTATCGTGGGTATCATTTTGTTATGAGGTTCCAATTATCTACTGCGCAATAGATAATGGGTTTCAATTCTGTCGAGGTCAAAAAATCTCCTTTGGTCTCCTACCGTACCAATCTCGCAACTCGTCTTGCGCTTCCGCGTTTTCCGTTGAGGCAGTAATGAAGAATTGTGTCATCTTGGTGTCGTCGTCCTCAACCGCAGGCCAGTCTACCTTAAGACCAGCTTTCACTTCCAACAAGTCCTTTGCTGTTCCCCAGCTGAAGCGGCATTCATTTCCCCATCCAAACAAAGGATGCATCTCTTTCTTCAGCCACGTCACGCATTTGGAATCGGATGGATATCCACTCCCCCAACCATCGTTCATATGCTCCATCTCAACCATTCCTGCCCTCTGCTTTTGTAGCTCCTCATAGCAAATCTCCAGCGCAGCATCCCTAGTAACCTTTGCGCAGACACTCGCTGCGCTAACACACGGAAACAATGCGTCTGCTTTCTTCGCGACGGTAATCTTCAAGGATGGAAATATCCTTTCTAATTTCTTTTGATAGGTCTGGGGGTTACCAATCGTATCGATATATACCTCTTTAACGTCCACTCCACGCTCTTCAACAACCCCACGGATAATTTCCACAGTGGCGTCCATCGCCTGTGCATTGAGATTGTACACTGCAGCTCCAGGGCGTTGCATAccagaagaaatatctcGCGCGGACAGCAGTTTTATGGCCCATCCACAAGACTCGTGTAGAGGGTGATCCGGGGTGCAAAGGAGACGCATGAGATTTGACCGTATCCCCGGCGTGAGAACTTTACTATCGTTGAATTGGTGTTCTTCAGCTAGAAGCGAATGATGTAGAGGCATAGGGAGGTAAAAGGCGCTATATACCATCGGGCCAAGAACAGGGCCTCGCCCAGCTTCATCGACACCGAGGACGCATGGCGTGGGTGGAATTGAATGGTCTGGATGAGACCAGGTGGAATTGCCCGCTGCACAGGGTGTTATGGCAGCTGGACATGAAGAGTAATGCGCGTATGACTGGCCGGAAAGGAGTGAGGAGCGGTGTATTGAGGGTGGGTGGTAGATACTGGAGGATGGAGCGTCATGAGAGACATTGTTCTGCTCGTCTTCGGAATCACCCATTGTATTTAGGATTGTATCAGTCGCTAGCAAAGATATTTCATCTCAAATTGTCCACTCCGACCTCAGTGATGATTGACGAATGTCCTCGGCTGCGCGTGACGTGCGTGCGGCGCGCCCGGCGATTGGGGTGTCGAATTGGGTTTAGTGCGGTCAGCTCGCGTCGCTGGAAAGGTGGCTGGAGAGTTTATTATTGTCGAAACGGGGAATCTATGAACGAACTCATCCACAAAAACGATCTCCAAGTGTCCAGTATCCCATTTGACAACTCAAATCGGGATAAAGCATTACAATTGTGCTTCCCGCTGGTTCTCCCAGGGCGTTGATACGCCTGGCGCCCCCCCCAAGTCTCTAGCTCCTCTATACACGTACTCGCATACCGAACGACACAATGGCAGCACGACGAGCTCCTACAAAGGCCCGTGAGATGGATTTTGGGAATGTAGGGGTCGCAGGAAGGTAATATAGCCTTCTACACTTCGTCATTCGGACTGGGCTACTGTCCTTTCAATTGAGGATAAGCTTCGCATGCTGATATTCTTGATTAGACGAACAGGCGTTACACTGGAAAAGGGGAAGCTTGACGAGCATGGAATGGAGGAGATCGATGGGATGTTTTCTTCGCCGGAGAAGTCGCCCATGCGAGCAAACCATAATGGCATTGCAAACGACACCGTATTAAACTCTGAAGATATGGAAACGGCAGGCAGTATGTTTACCTTGCTCGCTGCTGCAATATCCTGTTCTTATTTCGCCGTAAAAGTGCTTATACAACGCGATCCTAGGCAGCAGTATGCCCGAGCCTGCAGATATGCTCTCCGCCCGGCGACCTGGGCGTAATTCGTACGTCCTTCCCCCGCGTTCTCGATCGCCCATCAAAACCCATCTGAGCGGATCGCCCCGGAGGACACCAGGAATACGCTCCTCTCCAATCCCGCAAAGCGACCAGATATCCAGTCCATCTTCGCGGCCGGTCACCATGAGAGCTCTTGATCTATCGAGGGCACAAACCCACCTTGGTAAATCGCCGCTCAAGCAAATCAGGGCTACCTCTATACCGCCGGAGCTCGAATCGCCCGCAGCCAGGGAGAGTGAAGAGGACGTTAATATTGAAGTGGGTGGCGAAACTGCAGATTTCTCGGACGATGGAAATTACTTGGTTGAGGAAGCTGAGGAAGACTCTGGTTTTGTGGAGCCGTATGGTGATTATCATGAGAGTAGCCAAGGTGGCCCTACCGAAACTGTGGAAAATGAAGACACCAATAATATCGAAAATGGATCCGAACAAGATGATCCGGAAGAGGAGCCCTCTCCATCTGTGGTAGCAAAGGCAGCGCGCAGAGGAAGAAAACGGAAGAGTACGCCTGTTGAACCTGAAACTAGCGCGAAGAGCGTGGACAAAGTGCCCCCTCCTAAGCGCAAAAGGGGAAGACCACCAAAGGCCGTCCGGGAAGAAGCAAATGAGGCCAATGCAGAGGGTCAAAACCCGAGGTCAGCCAAACGAACAAAGACAACGGCAGCCACAGGAGCTTCAACTTTGAAAATGTCCGCAGACCAAGAAAGGGATCTAAACCAAGTCATCGAAAATATTACGAAGAGAAATGGGCCTCACAACAAGCAGCGAAGCCTGCATATTCTCAGGAGAGAAGCTCCATCAGACGACAATGTTCGTCGTACACGATCCGGTCGCGTATCAGTACGTCCTTTGGCATACTGGCGCAATGAAAAATGTGTGTACGGTACAGGCGAAGCCGAACTCGGCGAAAGGTTCCCTCTATCCACTATTAAGGAAATTGTCAGAATCGATGAGCCAGAACCAACATATACCAAGGCCAAGAGATCAAGTAAGAAGGCCAAAGCGAAGAAAAAGCGCGACGAGCTCTCTGATgaggaagacgaagatgTCGAACCTTGGGAGACTGACGAGGGGGTTTTTTACGGACCGGTAAAGACGTGGGATCCTGAACTGCAGGCTGGAACACTGCAGGAGGAATTGATGGGTATGACAATTCCGGTTTCCACAAATATAGGAGTTATATGGACTAATAGTAAACAGACGTCGCCTATGCCCCTTCAGCTATTCAAACCCACGAAGTTAAAGGTTCCACATTCCGCTTTGCGAAAATCCTCAGTACACCATTCCTGGGCTCAGGGTTTGTGGAGATGCCCCCAGGCGCAGtcaaaaagcagaaaaacTCGAAAAGAATGCATATGGTGTTTTTTGTATATCGCGGCAGAGTACGAGTTGATGTATCAGGACTCGTGTTCAGCGCTGGGAAAGGGTGTGTTTTCCAGGTCCCAAGAGGTGAGTCTTCCCACAAATATTATGTTGCCTCAACCAAGCCATGTGCGTTTACTGAGCTTGGACATCAGGGAATAATTATAGTTTTGCAAATGAATATGACAAACCTGCGGCTATATTTTTCACACAGGGCTGCATACCACTTGATGCGGATGGAAATATCGACACGGGTGCACCAGCTCCGCCTCTCCCAGATCCGACCCAGCAGCCACAGGAAGAGGGTCAATCACCGGAGCAAGCAGAGGGCCAGCAACCGCAGGAAGAGCAGGAGCACATCCAGGCAGTTgcgaaggaaaagaaagagaaaaaggggaagaaaaagagagggagACCGAAACAGAACCCTTAGTGAGAGATAGGGGCGGTACACCCGGCGAAAGATATCAGACAACTTAATCCTGGAACTAGGGAGACGAAATCATCCTCAATCTGTATAGAGCAGCAGTTGTCTGATTTTTGGCTTGGTTTCCTACACAGGGACTAATAAATTTCTCATGAGGCATGTTCAAATTAATAAGTGGCATCTCCTATTCTTGTCTATAGTAATGCTACATGGTCCTCTATCCATGTGGAAAACCCATACCCTCATCTGATGCTGTACCCCTTACTTTATTCATACGCTCCTATTCCAGTTTGGATCAGTTTATGCATAGTTTCAAGATAGGATTcagcagagagagatgaAAGTAAGGAGGTTAACTGGATAACCTGAAGGACAGCATTGCACATCCAACTTAACCCAAGCGTCGTATGCCTGGAGTACTTTGTGGATCCAAAATTCAACTGGTATCGGACCTCTCAAAGAAGGGCTTGAAATCATGTCTATAACCCTATCACAAGTCTTTACGCTCGGTTTTCCATCTTGTCATGTACGAAGGGAAGAGGGGCAGAGACAAAGCATCTCCAATTTTGACAGCGATCCAATCACACAGAAGATCTATGACACTAGAAGAAACCAAAGAGGAATCGAAATGAGATGTTAGATCTCCTCCATGTCTTCATCTAGATCCAAACCCAGTGGCGGAAAGTCCCCCACTTCGACTTTCTCaggttttacaaaaactCCACATTTCTCTGGACAAGTGAAATAGCTCTTACCCCCGACGCTACCGTTATTTTTACCCAGGGGCTCATCGAATTCGATACCAACCCACAGAGGCGCCGGGTCCCCGGGGTTTAGCGACACTTGTGCGCCTCCAGAGGGTATCGTTGGGACAGGACCAACGAAGCGGATAGTGCCCCTCCTGATATGTGGTGGACTAGAAGGAAGTACGATTGCACGTCTTGAGAGTTCAATGCCTTTTGACATATAAGAAGGAATCCTACGTGTATGATATTCTATCCGTAGAGGAGCTCACCTCGTTCTCTGATGTCACTTTCGTCTTTGTTCGCTTGGTTTCTTGCGACTTCTTCGGGAGTTAAAGCCTTAGGATCGAAGCGGCCAAGCTTTTGCGCCTTCTTCCAGGAAAGAACGGTATTTGGAAGTGACTCGTAGGTAGACGTTGGGAGGGTGTACTTTTCCACTGATGAGACATCCGTATAGTTTGGCCTGGCCGCTGGTGGCCGTAGATCATGGATCTAGATACTTGTCAGCATTTTCCATAGAAAGTATTCGAATCACTTGGGGTCACGTTGCGGGTAAACAGGGAATGAGAGAGAGTCACATAAAAACGGACCAAGCAAGGAAACCCCGGTATATAAAGCAGCAACTAACCTCAATCTCGCAACCTTTGGCGAGGCCCCAATCACCAACAAGCTGGGAGTTGTTATCTATCCACCTGGCTTCAAGTCCGGGAGCTTTTAAGCGCAATCTTTGACACCCAGGTGGAATTCCGCACATAGTTTCCAGTTTCGCTTTCAATAGCGAAACTGTCCATGTTGGAGTTATTCGACGCTCAGTCGCGAATGAAGCACAGTTGTCTCCAGAACAGGCATCAGCCGCAACAGTGACAATGACAGAAACATCTGCTGGCGTAGCCTGGAAAGCCATTGTGGCTCCTTAATCTTGAAGCACAGACGTTTGATGTTTCGTGTGCAAATATATGGGGATATTGTGTTCAATATGGGCTCCTGAATAATGAGCCAGCATAAACTTAATTAACAGGGCAGTGACGTGGAAATATGTGCAGGCACTTTTGTCTAAAACAGTGTCGGGAAACAATCGAattccgagaatatcaaacGGTCTCCGACGGCCAGTTGAAGGAAGACGCGCGGCGGGGTTTTGAATCACAGAATTAAGCGCTGGTCTGTGCATCATCTTATCGATAAGCCACAACCTGCGCCTGCGGCGGCAGCACAGCCACTAGCCGCGTGCCACGCAGCATAGAGCACCCTGTACTTGGTACTTGGTactgtgtactccgtaccctgCAAGGATTTTAATTGATATTCAACGATTCGAGGCTGGCCCCAGCTTTCTGGCTCACCTACGATTTCATCAGAGCACTGCGCGCTGGCCATAAAGCGCGGGTAATACACTTACATAATCAAGTCACGCAACCACGTGAGTGCCCCACAGAATCAGGCGCCGCAGCCAAACCTTAATTCATCGAACAGCTTTAGACGGCGCAGCTCATGGCACAGTTCGTCGGAGCACAGAGGGTGAAAGGGCTTGTGGATCGCTTTGGGACAGCCATTGCCCCGTCGATCCCAGTATATTGATCCTGTCTACTTTTTAAAACCAAGGATTTCTGGAGAACTTTGGTGATCTCTCAAAGCCAAACATGGCAACTGACGGGAAGGAGGAGATGTACGAGGAGGAACATGTTCATCGGGTCTACCAAGAAATTGCACATCATTTTTCATCGACGAGGTACAAGGTAGGTTAAATTCATCTTTTTACTTGTTGAGCTCGATCCTCTAGGCTGACTCTTCACTCTCTAGGCTTGGCCAATTGTAGAGCGATTTCTGACCGAATTGGCCCCCGGCTCCGTTGGGCTTGATATTGGCTGCGGTAATGGTAAATACCTGCCGGTGAACCcaaatatctttataatagCTTCAGATAGGTAGGCGGACGGGAATTTTCAATTTCAGTTGTGTCTAAATTAACAATGTGCAAACAGATCCGAGGCTTTAATAAAAATTGCGAGCAAGCATCAGCCGCATTCCACTGTAATAGCTGATAATTTAAGTCTTCCCCACCCGAACGGACGCTTTGATTTTGCAATTTCAATTGCGGTGGTGCACCATCTATCGACCCGTGAGCGCAGAGTCAAGGCTGTTGAGGCCATTCTTGATACATTAAAACCCCCTCAGGACAGCTTTGAAGGTGGTAAGGCCCTCATATATGTTTGGGCTCTCGAGCAAAAGAACAGCCGGCGAGGTTGGGATGCAGGTGATGAACAGGACGTCATGGTTCCCTGGGTgagaaggggaaaaggaTCTGACAAATCTGCTGAATCGACTCAGACGTTTCTCCGCTACTACCATCTTTACCGATCAAATGAGCTAGAAGACGACATATGCGCAGCTGGTGGCCGTGTTCTGAACCACGGCTACGAGAAGGATAACTGGTGGGCCATTGCCACGCCACTCCCTCGATGAGCAAAAGGATATGCTAGGATTCAATTTCTCCATTGAGCAAGGATTATATCGACCATGAACTGAAATGCAAAATTAATTTAAATCCGAACTCGGGAaaagagcaagaaagacAAAAACACCAAAATTAGGTTTACATAATATGCTGTTCCCAGACCTTGCGAATCTACCATACCGATTCCCGCGACCCCAACCCGCGCTATGCATACATGCTAAGTAAATAGACCCTTCCGCTTCCATCGTCTTATCGTCTGTGTGCTCGGGGCCTTGATCCCCTTCGAATCTGCGTCGGACCTGGCTCGGGGTGGAATAGTGAAGAAGCCATCGCTGGATGAGGCTCACCCACCATTTGTGAGGTGTATGCGGGGATTCCAGCAGTGAGCTCCGCCAACGATGGGAGTTGGCTTGTGCTTAAGCGGTCTCGTCTCGAGAGGGTGTTTCGACGCGCTCTCGGCGAAGACTGCCTTAGGGGGGCGGAAAATGAGAATGGTGTTACTCCTGCTCGCTGTGCCATCTCGGCTTCACCAAGTTGCCAGTGCATGGCCTCTGCTGCTCTCCAAGGTATAGCCATTTCTTCGGCTATCCTTGACCACATTTCCTCCTTGAATCTGCATTTGGATGTTAGCCATAATAATCGAAGACCCCGGCCTTGATTGCTGGTTTGGCACTTACCTTTCATAAAGTCTTGCTAGCCTGTTCTTTCTGTCTTCATCCCATTCGCACCGCCTTTCAAGATAATTTTGATAATGTAGCCGACAACTTATGGGGCTTCTTCCTGGAATTCTTTTACTGATATCGTCCCATTTCATTCCTCCTCCCCGAAGCTCAAGTATTAATGCGTTCTCTTCAGGCGACCACTTTGATTGCTTCTTGGCAGGACGACCTCGAGGTGATGCATCCTGTAATGGTCTCTTAGCGGAAGACCCGGGTCGCGACGCTAGCAGGGCTCCTGGAATTTCTGGCGAAGCCGTCGAAACCGATGGTCTTGGGAGAGTACCTAACTCTGAGTCGGATGGCCTGGGTGATGCGGTTGCTCCCCCAGCCGTCGTGGTTGTGCTCGTCGCCTCTTTTTCCTCATCATGAGACCCCAAAAGCAGTGAGATATCCAATGTGTCTGCGGTAAAGCGTGGAATGATGCGCAGGACCATAAGGCAATGCGTCGTCAGCCGGCGTTCCGTGGGCTGCTCTCACCACTTTCCAGGGATGACTATGGTCTCGACGCTCTTTAGATGAAGCGGTTGCGCGTGGTCCCTCGGAGAGCCTTGGGCACAGGTAAAGTATTTGACTTTATTGCAGCCTAAACCCTCCTCTCACCGATTATTCGCAGAATCCTAAAGCTGAGTCGGCTTTCCAGAAGCGGTTTGACGGGATCTTCGATTTGCCGGAGAAGACGACTCTCGTCCGGTTTGTCACCGTGTGCTGTTTGCGTTGTGGGACAATCAAGTGCCACTTTCAATGATTGCGGAGAGGAACGAGAGATCTGGAAAAATAATCGAAGCAAAATCAGATTTGACCGTCTCACGAGCGTTGTAGCACCGTCGATCAGGGCCTTCAAAGTGGGTTGACAAGACTTAGACCGTCAACCAAACCCGGCAACGCAGCGACAGGAAGGGAAAATTAGATGGTACAAATAGTCGGTCAAAGTGTCTGCACCCTGTTGTTGCAGCTGTTATTTGCCTCCTTTTCTCTGACAACCAATCGATGGCCTTGAAATTCCTGATCGAATAAGATCGACTATTTGAGCGGACGGCACCTTTCCCTCGACCAAACAAATCTTGATACACGCCGTATCCTGCTTCCAGTTGTGACTTGGAGGCTGTGTCACCTGAAATAACAAGCAAGggaatcaaagaagatcaaagGTTAGAAACCCAGCAAAGGAAATTGAGATTTCGACCCCCTACGGAGAAATTCAGCAGCAGGTATGCCACGAGGTATGACACGCACATACAATATTGTATTTTAATAAGGAGTGAATGGGTGAAGAGTGGGGTTGGAGAAACTGGAACAATCAAGCGGAGCTTCGCGTTTCCTTTCTTCGAATTCAAGCAAAAACCCTCATAAATAAACTGATGTATACAGCAAGCTATTATCAGGCTTTGATAAGTCAAGGCCGACAAGCAATAGCcggcgaaaaagaaaatggacgGGAAAAGTGCGGACCACTCGAAGTGCCTGTTTCGCGATTAGGACGTTACCGAGATTTCAAAAACTGACCACAAAACCGTTATATTTTCGTCTGCGAGGTTTATTTTATTTGTGGCTCCAGtgtcttcttgctttttttttggattcTTATGTTTTGGGCTTTACTTCTTGCTCCCGTCCCTTTTTGTGCCAGGCCGAGAGTGCGTAACTACGCGCAATAATTCGTTTTCTCGGCACTGTTGCAAATACGTCGAAAGGGCTTCTATCAGGATTGAAGAAAAGTGTATCTTGAAACACGCATCCCTTGGACTTTGTGCCTGAGCTCGGCAAGGACGTAATCAAAACTGGGGCGAGATCAGACGGGGCGTCAATGCAGTACGCAGGCAGGAGCAGATACCGACAGAGGGACGAACACATATGATCCCCCGTTTTATGCTTACAGGCTGGTGCAGAAATGGTACTTAAATAGGCGCATTTTCGAGGCGTTGGAACGAGCCCTATGGGTGGCCAACAAGTAGAACAGACTACGAACTGGAGGCAGGCATAAATCCACCACTCACACAAAACGCTGCGCAAGTTACTATAAAAAGCAAAGCATGTGGATAGGCGGATGGGGCCTCCGAAGGAGGCGCTTTTACTTTCCTCTGGGAGGCTCAATATACGGTCTTCCAAGGATTTCGAGGCGGGCAGGCATAATAGCATTTTGCTCTCTCCGATCCAAGCATTTGCAAAGAGCAAGGAGCAGCGAAACATTCCATCTGCGAAAGCGGTCATCCCCTTCATGCACATCTacataataataataaaaaatgataataattaaaaaaaagaaaagaaaagaaaaaagagggtTTCCAGGCTCGCATGAACATGGCCCCATCCTGCGATACTCGATCAGTTTGGTCACGTCAGACCGACATTCCCCAAATTTCTTCGCTGATGCCACCTAAAGTTACGAGTCACGAGCGTCGAAACCCACAGCATAAGCTTAACTAGAGTAGGTTAGTTTTAGGAGTTCCGATGGACGGGAAGCCAATGCTTTCGGGTGAGCTTGTGCGTTGCTGACAGTTATCGAACACCAGACGCCTCAGTCGTCTCAGTCAGGGATCGTATCGGCATCGTTGGGTATCGAAACAGGTTGAGATCGCATGCGCCAATATAGACAGCCACAGGTGATCGGACATGATCTTTATGAAAATGGCTGTGCATAGTCGACCTTCAGCAAGGATAACTATAAGTTGAAGTCAACTCTACTAGAAATCTCACCTTGGACGAAAGAGTTATGGGAAGCGCTAACGCGAATCTGTCAATCTGAACCTGGTAATCAACGAGGGAACCGATCGACTACGCTGTTCGAAGCTAGGATTGATGCAGTTAGTTATACCGTTTTGGGGCTTTACCTTACACTACCTATGACCTTCTCTGAATGTTGTCGAACTCCACAGAGaaactagttaactatgGCTGGAGATCCTTTCTCCGGGTGCGTTCCCTAATCCACTTACGAACAAGTAAAAAATGAAGAATTGGCATCTCCTGCGGTGTGGAAAACCCGGGACATGTGTCAGGAATGAAACTTGGAGGCGTTTCCTCTCTTCATGCGAGCATTGATTGAAAGGAAAAAGCCACACCGACACTTACAAGAATTTTCGACAACGAACTCGTTAAATAACGTAACCTCATACTTTGTACCTGTCTAACTGGGTCATTGCATGGTTAGTACCCAAGCTTCTCTGATCAGGGAACACTTGGACCCAATCCCAGCATAAACCTAGGAACATAATAAATCCCCAGACACATCTCTGATTCTCCAGACTCAACACCATTCAACCCCCTTATGCAAAATACATCCTGGCGGCATCAATGACTTGGAAAGCCTATGTATTTACCTTTTTCTCTCTGCATTATAACAAGTCCCCCGGAAATGAGCAAATGACaaattctttttctgaatcATTTTGCGATCCGTCAcacttcttttttttttttttttgttttggggggggggggggggagagaatTGGGGAAATCTCATTCCAAGGAACAATTCATGCATTGTCaggcttctttttccttggGATTTTTTGACGCTAGATATGCACGTTGACGACATGATTTGAGGGACATTCAGATTTGCGGTGAGGAGAAAGGAAACTCCAGGTAAGGTTATGAAGCATGTCTGGATGCAGAGCACGAGAAGAAGTGCTTGACTCTGACAAGTGATTATTTTCCTTGTCAATGAAGGGGGACAAAGAACTGCCGTGAATGATACtggaaagaaagaaacagTTTCATAGTGCGTCGACCAAGTCAGAATTGGCGATCAACTCATTATTCGGGAAATTCTTTTTTGTGAGGCTGTTGACATGCGTTTACCATTCTCTGATATGATCGAATCTCGAGATTGAGGATCCAACGGACGGCAACTCGGGTCGGGGGCCGGGTCGCCCTGGGCCGGTTTGCCTTCCTGGATCAACTCTAATAGTGGAGAATATCCTATCAATCATATTCAACGTCCAGGTGCGCGGAGCACAGCCGGAGCAAATCATCGATTCTTGGGGCTCCCATTTTTGATTTTAGTGCACAGACTATGGTTTATGTGACGAAACAAAAGAATCGTGTGCTCTTGGATATGCAATTCGCCGAGGAGCGGCCTTgtaataaaattaaaaagagGGTCGCGCAATATCATTTCATGGCAGGAGAGATGCCTGCTGCCTTACATCCTCTGTACAGGTTGATTTGCTGTGTCTTGTGTCCTGCGGTTAATGAGTTGCACAAAAGTAGTGTAAGGGAACAAGCTGTTGACCGATGTGCAGAGTTTCAGAACAAACCAGTCATTAAGGTAAGAATTATTAAAAGCTTACctaaaaaaggggaaaaatCAAACTTGAGGGACCTCACAGGGGATGGACAGTGGCAGCTCTCTTGCGAATTGCGCATGGCCTTAAGCCCAGGAATCACCCTAAAGGTGGGACATAATAGTTAATACTCTGAATTTTGAGCTCCAAGCGCACCATAAGTAGGTCGGTAGGTTACGCAAAAGGAACATGACATAATAATTACTGCAGGCTGGATTGTGATGGTTTTATGCAGCAGGGGTAGAAAGGGTCAGTATATCGGCGCCGATGATTGGCCTGTTCCGTTGGGTCGCGAGCGGTGTTTGATTGAAGCAAACATGAGGCCCCAGTTACCTCTTGACGTTTTGAAAAGAAATGACAGCTTATGCGCTCTCCGTCGGACGGGAAACCCGACTAActacgtactccgtagattGTTATCTTCTCGGCGTCTGCAGGCTGCCCGGAATGTCCGGTGTAATCAAACCTCAGTGCGGAACCAACCCCGTTAAGCACCGCGACACAACTAAGATTCTGTGTAAGCTGGTACA
This window harbors:
- a CDS encoding uncharacterized protein (BUSCO:440401at4751~EggNog:ENOG410PF90~COG:O~BUSCO:12424at33183), which produces MAFQATPADVSVIVTVAADACSGDNCASFATERRITPTWTVSLLKAKLETMCGIPPGCQRLRLKAPGLEARWIDNNSQLVGDWGLAKGCEIEIHDLRPPAARPNYTDVSSVEKYTLPTSTYESLPNTVLSWKKAQKLGRFDPKALTPEEVARNQANKDESDIRERGIELSRRAIVLPSSPPHIRRGTIRFVGPVPTIPSGGAQVSLNPGDPAPLWVGIEFDEPLGKNNGSVGGKSYFTCPEKCGVFVKPEKVEVGDFPPLGLDLDEDMEEI
- a CDS encoding uncharacterized protein (BUSCO:385971at4751~EggNog:ENOG410PJ2H~COG:L~BUSCO:10896at33183) — protein: MGDSEDEQNNVSHDAPSSSIYHPPSIHRSSLLSGQSYAHYSSCPAAITPCAAGNSTWSHPDHSIPPTPCVLGVDEAGRGPVLGPMVYSAFYLPMPLHHSLLAEEHQFNDSKVLTPGIRSNLMRLLCTPDHPLHESCGWAIKLLSARDISSGMQRPGAAVYNLNAQAMDATVEIIRGVVEERGVDVKEVYIDTIGNPQTYQKKLERIFPSLKITVAKKADALFPCVSAASVCAKVTRDAALEICYEELQKQRAGMVEMEHMNDGWGSGYPSDSKCVTWLKKEMHPLFGWGNECRFSWGTAKDLLEVKAGLKVDWPAVEDDDTKMTQFFITASTENAEAQDELRDWYGRRPKEIF
- the PEX16 gene encoding Peroxisomal membrane protein pex16 (EggNog:ENOG410PIYK~COG:U~TransMembrane:1 (i148-166o)~BUSCO:8588at33183), whose product is MLPKMESLTRPQTRLSAALSQPTKLMGKYEEFVTKNSSSVSQVESALRSLTYIIPGRFRESELASESIHSGVQLLSLYHDSLVARVISRLPLTVPRSPPTPHARYTKYWTSSSALYRRVALVLQMIKYTELLWEMIARRRGEKIRWRVVVLIEGLKAFCRLILLRLTNSRPLVSPPLPEREVDPRPAEDEDEGGDWNGMDTPKSEESSETSWTMPRTGFPLPSLPDASDVSNYLISKVLTADDVKPPKTLLHRVAGMGQLAEVMYILRPLIYALALQRWSGKKSWTPCLIGFGIEYGCRQMAKKDFRARVAGGLRGLTGLERDELKKRGWSMGWWIMRGAFYESITKPWLQGMTQRMKGKPLLDLVGSVIDDYEYLWDNYYFSTATL
- a CDS encoding uncharacterized protein (EggNog:ENOG410PP80~COG:O~BUSCO:6188at33183), which codes for MPEPADMLSARRPGRNSYVLPPRSRSPIKTHLSGSPRRTPGIRSSPIPQSDQISSPSSRPVTMRALDLSRAQTHLGKSPLKQIRATSIPPELESPAARESEEDVNIEVGGETADFSDDGNYLVEEAEEDSGFVEPYGDYHESSQGGPTETVENEDTNNIENGSEQDDPEEEPSPSVVAKAARRGRKRKSTPVEPETSAKSVDKVPPPKRKRGRPPKAVREEANEANAEGQNPRSAKRTKTTAATGASTLKMSADQERDLNQVIENITKRNGPHNKQRSLHILRREAPSDDNVRRTRSGRVSVRPLAYWRNEKCVYGTGEAELGERFPLSTIKEIVRIDEPEPTYTKAKRSSKKAKAKKKRDELSDEEDEDVEPWETDEGVFYGPVKTWDPELQAGTLQEELMDVAYAPSAIQTHEVKGSTFRFAKILSTPFLGSGFVEMPPGAVKKQKNSKRMHMVFFVYRGRVRVDVSGLVFSAGKGCVFQVPRGNNYSFANEYDKPAAIFFTQGCIPLDADGNIDTGAPAPPLPDPTQQPQEEGQSPEQAEGQQPQEEQEHIQAVAKEKKEKKGKKKRGRPKQNP